In Gracilimonas sp., a single window of DNA contains:
- a CDS encoding cytochrome c3 family protein: protein MAQIFPKWTNQVPRKILIGLIILLNATIFGVWYFFSPEYTDVGYAPEQPVPYSHKVHVDQLGLDCQYCHTSVFDSKQANIPATQTCMNCHNQVLTDSENLELVRESWETGKAIEWIRVNNLADYAYFNHSAHVSVGVGCESCHGRVDKMEVVYQAEPLSMSWCLDCHREPEKYIRPVDEVTTMGYKIENQLEVGKELVDKQNIHAPTYCQGCHY, encoded by the coding sequence ATGGCGCAGATTTTCCCAAAGTGGACAAATCAGGTTCCCCGAAAAATTTTAATTGGATTAATCATACTGCTGAACGCTACTATTTTTGGTGTTTGGTATTTTTTCTCTCCTGAATATACTGATGTGGGCTATGCTCCGGAACAGCCGGTACCCTACAGCCACAAGGTACACGTTGATCAACTCGGGCTTGATTGTCAATATTGCCACACCAGTGTTTTTGATTCTAAGCAGGCTAACATTCCTGCTACCCAAACCTGTATGAATTGTCACAATCAGGTTTTGACTGACAGCGAGAATCTCGAATTAGTCCGTGAAAGTTGGGAAACCGGTAAAGCCATTGAATGGATTCGGGTGAACAACCTCGCTGATTATGCCTATTTCAATCACTCCGCTCACGTAAGTGTTGGCGTAGGTTGCGAAAGCTGTCATGGAAGAGTGGATAAAATGGAAGTCGTATATCAAGCAGAGCCGCTGAGCATGAGCTGGTGCCTGGATTGTCACCGCGAACCCGAGAAATATATACGTCCCGTTGACGAAGTTACTACCATGGGATACAAAATTGAAAATCAGTTAGAGGTTGGAAAAGAATTGGTAGATAAACAAAATATTCATGCTCCAACCTACTGCCAGGGTTGTCATTATTAA